Proteins from one Deinococcus fonticola genomic window:
- a CDS encoding DHCW motif cupin fold protein — MKMTDIPFGTTHWDRIPVTEHPGETGRAFWRTRHFGEIRVRMVEYTPGYLADHWCSKGHILLVLEGELVTELQDGREFTLTPGSSYQVADGAEPHRSRTATGAKLFIVD; from the coding sequence ATGAAAATGACGGATATTCCCTTCGGCACAACCCACTGGGATCGCATTCCAGTGACCGAACACCCCGGCGAGACGGGCCGGGCTTTCTGGCGCACCCGACACTTCGGCGAAATTCGCGTCCGGATGGTGGAGTACACGCCCGGCTACCTCGCCGATCACTGGTGCAGCAAAGGCCACATCCTCCTGGTGCTGGAAGGCGAACTGGTCACGGAATTGCAGGACGGACGGGAATTTACCCTGACGCCTGGAAGCAGTTACCAGGTCGCCGACGGCGCTGAACCGCACCGATCAAGAACCGCGACAGGAGCGAAGTTGTTCATCGTCGATTAG
- the fsa gene encoding fructose-6-phosphate aldolase, with translation MEFFIDTAIVDEIREINEWGVLSGVTTNPSLIVASGRDFREVVLEIAEMVGGAISAEVTSLDAAGMIKEGKEVAAWHKDVVVKLPLTPAGLQACKALTREGIKTNVTLCFSVPQALLAARAGATYISPFAGRVDDIGWDGIELIRQIKEAYVLGDIQTKVLAASIRHPMHVQQAALAGADVATIPYKVFTQMIKHPLTQAGLDGFMKDWAKRAGASPETPASEAGTNPQAGGVTPQGQPTQGGSKQ, from the coding sequence ATGGAATTTTTTATCGATACGGCGATCGTCGACGAAATCCGCGAAATCAACGAGTGGGGCGTGCTGTCGGGCGTGACCACCAACCCCAGCCTGATCGTGGCTTCCGGGCGCGACTTCCGTGAGGTGGTGCTGGAAATCGCCGAGATGGTGGGCGGGGCGATCAGTGCCGAAGTCACCTCGCTGGACGCGGCGGGCATGATCAAAGAAGGTAAAGAGGTCGCCGCCTGGCACAAGGACGTGGTGGTGAAACTGCCCCTGACACCCGCCGGCTTGCAGGCGTGCAAGGCCCTGACACGCGAAGGCATCAAAACGAATGTCACCCTGTGCTTCAGCGTGCCTCAGGCCCTGCTGGCAGCGCGTGCGGGCGCGACGTACATCAGCCCCTTCGCCGGGCGCGTGGACGATATCGGCTGGGACGGCATCGAACTGATCCGCCAGATCAAGGAAGCCTACGTGCTGGGCGACATTCAGACCAAGGTGCTGGCCGCGTCCATCCGCCACCCCATGCACGTGCAGCAGGCCGCGCTGGCAGGGGCCGACGTGGCGACCATCCCTTACAAGGTGTTCACGCAGATGATCAAGCACCCGCTGACCCAGGCCGGCCTGGACGGCTTCATGAAGGACTGGGCCAAACGTGCAGGTGCGAGCCCCGAAACGCCGGCCAGTGAAGCCGGCACCAACCCGCAGGCCGGCGGCGTCACCCCGCAGGGGCAACCCACGCAGGGAGGCTCGAAGCAGTGA
- the rho gene encoding transcription termination factor Rho codes for MTDTRDTLPFHELQQKILPELHLIAAGLGIENYRKLRKDALALAIMKHQADAEGQILARGYLDISPDGYGFLQADLLDPQSRSVLVTAGLIKQFHLRTGDEVIGRARKPRENERFGSLVRVEAVNGLDPDAARQRPKFDDLTPTFPDAQLVLEDPGMDDGLSLRVVDLLVPIGRGQRALIVAPPKAGKTTLLKKIANSIVKNYPDVTVMVLLVDERPEEVTDFRESVQGAQVIASTFDEPPQHHVRVAEFVHERARRIVEEGGHVVILLDSITRLARANNLVTPPTGRTLSGGLDSNALHWPKRFLGAARNIREGGSLTILATALVETGSRMDDVIFEEFKGTGNAELVLSRRLEERRIFPALDILKSGTRREELLLQPEVLKKMWLLRKVISDMDPADAMEMLLTRMGKTRNNVEFLASLTGG; via the coding sequence GTGACCGACACCCGAGACACCCTGCCCTTCCACGAACTCCAGCAGAAGATCCTGCCGGAGCTTCACCTGATCGCTGCCGGGCTGGGCATCGAGAATTACCGCAAGTTGAGGAAGGACGCGCTGGCGCTGGCGATCATGAAGCACCAGGCCGACGCCGAAGGGCAGATCCTGGCGCGGGGTTACCTGGACATCAGCCCCGACGGCTACGGCTTCCTGCAGGCCGACCTCCTCGATCCGCAGAGCCGCAGCGTGCTGGTCACGGCGGGCCTGATCAAGCAGTTTCACCTGCGCACCGGCGACGAGGTCATCGGCCGCGCCCGCAAACCGCGCGAGAACGAGCGCTTCGGTTCGCTGGTGCGGGTGGAGGCGGTCAACGGTCTCGACCCGGACGCCGCCCGCCAGCGCCCGAAATTCGATGACCTGACGCCCACCTTCCCGGACGCGCAACTTGTGCTGGAAGACCCGGGCATGGACGACGGCCTGAGCCTGCGCGTCGTCGACCTGCTGGTGCCGATTGGCCGGGGCCAGCGTGCGCTGATCGTCGCGCCGCCTAAAGCGGGGAAAACCACGCTGCTCAAGAAAATCGCCAACAGCATCGTGAAGAACTACCCGGACGTGACCGTCATGGTGCTGCTGGTCGACGAGCGCCCCGAGGAGGTCACGGACTTCCGCGAGAGCGTGCAGGGCGCGCAGGTCATTGCCAGCACCTTCGACGAGCCGCCGCAGCATCACGTGCGCGTGGCCGAGTTCGTGCACGAACGTGCCCGCCGCATCGTGGAGGAGGGCGGCCACGTGGTCATTCTGCTCGACAGCATCACCCGCCTGGCCCGCGCCAACAACCTGGTGACGCCCCCGACTGGCCGCACGCTCTCAGGTGGTCTGGACAGCAACGCCCTGCACTGGCCCAAGCGCTTCCTAGGGGCTGCCCGCAATATCCGCGAGGGGGGCAGCCTCACCATTCTCGCCACCGCGCTGGTCGAGACCGGCAGCCGCATGGACGACGTGATCTTCGAGGAATTCAAGGGCACCGGCAATGCTGAGCTGGTTCTCTCGCGCCGCCTGGAAGAACGCCGCATTTTCCCGGCGCTGGACATCCTGAAGTCCGGCACGCGCCGCGAGGAACTGCTGCTGCAACCCGAGGTGCTGAAGAAAATGTGGCTGCTGCGCAAGGTCATTTCCGACATGGATCCCGCCGACGCCATGGAAATGCTGCTCACGCGCATGGGCAAGACGCGCAACAATGTGGAATTCCTGGCCTCGCTGACTGGCGGGTGA
- a CDS encoding response regulator, with amino-acid sequence MTPFPASALQLLVVDDDRQILDLLELSLSLQGFSVTTAISGNEALKLARQRQPFDVIVMDVLMAPLDGFETVKCLHDILGEALPPVVYLSGLNREEDVPHFPGHRCAFLVKPFRPAQLVALIREQAAPES; translated from the coding sequence GTGACGCCTTTTCCCGCCTCTGCATTGCAGTTGCTAGTGGTGGACGATGACCGCCAGATCCTTGACCTGCTGGAATTGAGCCTCAGCCTTCAGGGCTTCAGTGTGACCACCGCCATCAGCGGTAACGAGGCATTGAAACTGGCCCGCCAGCGTCAGCCTTTCGACGTGATCGTCATGGACGTGCTGATGGCGCCGCTCGACGGTTTCGAGACCGTCAAATGCCTGCACGACATCCTGGGGGAGGCCCTGCCGCCAGTGGTTTACCTCTCCGGCCTCAACCGCGAGGAGGACGTGCCGCACTTTCCCGGTCACCGCTGCGCCTTCCTGGTCAAGCCGTTTCGCCCGGCTCAACTGGTCGCCCTGATCCGCGAGCAGGCCGCGCCAGAATCCTGA
- the pdxS gene encoding pyridoxal 5'-phosphate synthase lyase subunit PdxS, with amino-acid sequence MTSQTGSPRVKEGFAEMFKGGVIMDVVTADQARIAEAAGATAVMALERVPADIRQDGGVARMSDPSMIKEIIAAVSIPVMAKVRIGHFVEAQILQAIGVDFIDESEVLTPADEQFHILKDGFTVPFVCGAKNLGEALRRVGEGASMIRTKGEAGTGNVIEAVRHARTVLGDIRAIQSRPAEELMTVARDLQAPYELVKYVHEHGKLPVVNFAAGGIATPADAALMMQLGLDGVFVGSGIFKSANPERRAQAIVKAVTHYQNPDILAEVSEDLGAPMTGINIDELIPEERLATRGW; translated from the coding sequence ATGACTTCACAGACTGGTTCTCCCCGCGTCAAAGAAGGGTTCGCCGAAATGTTCAAGGGCGGCGTCATTATGGACGTCGTGACCGCCGACCAGGCCCGCATTGCCGAGGCTGCCGGCGCCACCGCCGTGATGGCGCTGGAACGCGTGCCCGCCGATATCCGTCAGGACGGCGGCGTGGCCCGCATGAGCGACCCCAGCATGATCAAAGAGATCATCGCGGCCGTCAGTATTCCCGTCATGGCCAAAGTCCGTATCGGTCACTTCGTGGAGGCCCAGATTCTCCAGGCCATCGGCGTGGATTTCATCGACGAGTCGGAGGTGCTGACGCCCGCCGACGAGCAGTTCCACATCCTCAAGGACGGCTTCACGGTGCCGTTCGTGTGCGGCGCGAAGAACCTGGGCGAAGCCCTGCGCCGCGTGGGCGAAGGGGCCAGCATGATCCGCACCAAGGGCGAAGCCGGTACCGGCAATGTCATCGAGGCCGTTCGCCACGCCCGCACCGTGCTGGGCGACATCCGCGCCATCCAGTCGCGCCCCGCCGAGGAACTCATGACGGTGGCCCGTGACCTGCAGGCCCCCTACGAACTCGTGAAGTACGTGCATGAGCACGGCAAACTGCCGGTCGTCAACTTTGCTGCCGGGGGCATCGCCACGCCTGCCGACGCCGCGCTGATGATGCAACTGGGGCTGGACGGTGTATTCGTCGGCAGCGGCATCTTCAAGAGTGCCAACCCCGAACGCCGCGCCCAGGCCATTGTCAAGGCCGTCACGCACTACCAGAACCCCGACATTCTCGCCGAAGTCAGTGAAGACCTGGGCGCCCCCATGACCGGCATCAACATCGACGAACTCATCCCCGAAGAACGCCTCGCCACGCGCGGGTGGTAA
- the pdxT gene encoding pyridoxal 5'-phosphate synthase glutaminase subunit PdxT: protein MTKIGVLALQGAFREHVQMLRSLGAETREVRLAGELDGLDGLILPGGESTTMCRLMTDFDLWEPVRAFHTSGGALWGTCAGAILLANTVEGVSPHLGAQPSLAVLDVTIQRNAFGRQVDSFVADISVKGLEGCFPAVFIRAPVFTRVGPDVEVLADWEGQTVLVRQGRVLASSFHPELSEDARLHAVFFELCSKKQKTHMPV from the coding sequence ATGACCAAAATAGGCGTTCTGGCCCTTCAGGGGGCGTTTCGGGAGCACGTGCAGATGCTCCGTTCTCTTGGCGCAGAGACCCGTGAGGTACGTCTGGCGGGTGAACTGGACGGCCTGGATGGGCTGATCCTGCCGGGTGGAGAGAGTACCACCATGTGCCGTCTGATGACGGATTTTGACCTGTGGGAACCCGTGCGGGCGTTTCACACGTCTGGTGGAGCGTTGTGGGGCACCTGTGCCGGAGCCATCCTGCTGGCGAACACGGTGGAGGGTGTGAGTCCTCACCTGGGCGCTCAACCCAGCCTGGCGGTGCTGGACGTGACCATTCAGCGCAATGCCTTCGGGCGACAGGTGGATTCGTTCGTGGCGGACATTTCGGTAAAGGGCCTGGAGGGATGCTTCCCGGCAGTGTTCATTCGTGCCCCGGTTTTCACGCGGGTTGGCCCGGATGTGGAAGTGCTGGCCGACTGGGAAGGGCAAACCGTGCTGGTGCGTCAGGGACGGGTACTGGCGTCCTCGTTTCACCCAGAACTGAGCGAGGATGCGCGACTGCATGCAGTCTTTTTCGAGCTTTGCTCAAAGAAACAAAAAACTCACATGCCGGTATAA
- a CDS encoding alpha/beta fold hydrolase, which produces MEVHSFQQGGMKLHYRSTGRGDPIVLIHGLSGSAGWWRYNVPVLALKRRVYLLDLVGYGHGRRQKALGVEGDVQLLSAWMEALNLQGAALIGHSMGGHLALRLAEQQPERVSHLVLACASGLLKGPPWRMALRLPQAGLTGRPSFLPRILFDSGRAGLPNLWRSGVGVLADDVRPRLAQVKARTLVIWGERDVVIPSRLGRALADGIPGARYLEIPRAGHVVMVDAPRQFNRAVLTFLHEGQES; this is translated from the coding sequence ATGGAAGTTCATTCCTTTCAGCAGGGCGGGATGAAGCTTCATTACCGCAGCACCGGCAGGGGAGACCCCATCGTCCTGATTCATGGCCTGAGTGGCTCGGCGGGCTGGTGGCGCTACAACGTGCCGGTGCTGGCGCTGAAGCGCCGGGTGTACCTGCTCGACCTGGTGGGGTACGGCCACGGGCGGCGGCAAAAGGCGCTGGGGGTCGAAGGAGATGTGCAATTGCTCTCAGCCTGGATGGAGGCGCTGAACCTGCAAGGCGCCGCCTTGATCGGGCACAGCATGGGCGGTCACCTTGCGCTCAGACTGGCCGAGCAGCAGCCCGAGCGGGTGTCTCACCTGGTGCTGGCGTGTGCGAGCGGCCTGCTCAAAGGCCCGCCCTGGCGTATGGCGCTACGCTTGCCCCAGGCGGGCTTGACGGGCCGGCCCTCGTTCCTGCCGCGCATCCTGTTCGATTCGGGCCGGGCGGGGTTGCCGAACCTGTGGCGCAGTGGCGTGGGCGTGCTGGCAGACGACGTGCGCCCTCGCCTGGCGCAGGTGAAGGCGCGAACGCTGGTGATCTGGGGAGAGCGGGACGTCGTGATTCCCAGCCGCCTGGGCCGCGCCCTGGCAGACGGCATTCCGGGAGCGCGGTACCTGGAGATTCCCCGCGCGGGGCATGTGGTAATGGTGGACGCGCCAAGGCAGTTCAACCGCGCGGTGCTGACATTCCTGCATGAAGGTCAAGAGTCTTGA
- a CDS encoding alpha/beta fold hydrolase, translated as MGNGSSCFGQSHFTEVNGLRTHALVGGAGDPLVIVPGLGCASWMYTRLAGQLAQERTVYVYDPPGHGWSAGTWAYPTRIEHLTAHLAAWLRQMGLSGAALLGHSLGGEVILDLAVRCPGVAGALVACAPTGIPENPSVPIQLLRLLSDLPRERLELLRLGFHAYSVPGVRRLFLLAYDQRRHLTGPLLGNVTLPTLLVSAGRDPVVHAWTIREIQRHVPQAEVQIIPGAPHALTDACPHEVARVTLDFLKRLESLRNN; from the coding sequence TTGGGGAACGGGTCTTCCTGTTTCGGGCAGTCTCATTTCACCGAGGTCAATGGCCTGCGCACCCACGCACTGGTGGGCGGCGCGGGCGACCCGCTGGTGATCGTGCCGGGCCTGGGGTGCGCGTCGTGGATGTACACGCGCCTGGCGGGCCAACTGGCGCAGGAACGCACGGTCTACGTTTACGACCCGCCCGGCCACGGCTGGAGTGCGGGAACGTGGGCCTACCCCACACGGATCGAGCACCTAACCGCTCACCTGGCCGCCTGGTTGCGGCAGATGGGCCTGAGCGGCGCGGCGCTTTTGGGGCACTCGCTGGGAGGGGAAGTGATCCTCGACCTGGCAGTGCGTTGCCCCGGTGTGGCCGGAGCGCTGGTGGCCTGCGCCCCGACGGGCATCCCCGAGAACCCCAGCGTACCCATTCAACTGCTGCGCCTGCTGTCCGATCTGCCCCGCGAACGGCTGGAGCTGCTGCGGCTGGGATTTCATGCCTACTCGGTGCCCGGGGTGCGCCGCCTTTTTCTGCTGGCCTACGATCAGCGCCGTCACCTGACCGGGCCCCTGCTGGGGAACGTCACGCTACCCACCCTGCTGGTCAGTGCTGGCCGCGATCCGGTGGTTCACGCCTGGACGATTCGTGAAATTCAGCGGCACGTCCCGCAGGCCGAGGTGCAGATCATCCCTGGCGCGCCGCACGCCCTCACGGATGCCTGTCCGCATGAAGTGGCCCGGGTCACACTCGACTTCCTGAAGCGTCTTGAGTCCTTACGCAATAATTGA
- a CDS encoding alanine--glyoxylate aminotransferase family protein gives MSDFPTEHVLLTPGPTPIHPRAMQALTRPMLGHMDPEVFALNSDIQADLRVMYGTEPETFTALLAGTGSLGMEAGFANLVEPGDEVLVCANGSFGRRMAEMAARYGAKVRLVTAPLGEAIRPQDVAAQLTDDVRMVAVVHGETSTGVLNPVPEIAELVRSSGALFTVDAVTTAGMEPFHMRDWGVDYAYTGAQKCLSAPPGLAPIAVSERAFARFGARRTPTPLWYGDLGGLRDYWVDHTYHHTVPVNLHFAFQAALCAALEEGLEHRQRRVRQMGRVITRTLEPLGFSPYVRRPEERLPTVLALRLPEGFDDAAIRGQLRQRDISVTGGLGPTAGVIWRLGLMGESARPEPYRRLMTALGDLLGDRDLADRYEHHLQEETRELVSV, from the coding sequence ATGAGTGATTTCCCGACGGAACACGTGCTGCTCACCCCTGGCCCCACGCCCATCCACCCCCGCGCCATGCAGGCCCTCACGCGCCCCATGCTGGGCCACATGGATCCCGAAGTGTTCGCCCTGAACAGCGACATTCAGGCCGACCTGCGCGTCATGTACGGCACTGAACCGGAGACCTTCACCGCCCTGCTGGCCGGTACTGGCAGCCTGGGCATGGAAGCCGGATTCGCCAACCTGGTCGAACCCGGCGACGAGGTGCTGGTGTGCGCCAACGGCAGTTTCGGACGGCGCATGGCCGAAATGGCCGCCCGTTACGGCGCGAAAGTCCGGCTGGTGACCGCTCCCCTGGGCGAGGCCATCCGGCCCCAGGACGTGGCCGCGCAGCTCACGGACGACGTGCGGATGGTCGCCGTCGTTCATGGCGAGACGAGCACCGGCGTGCTGAACCCGGTGCCGGAAATTGCCGAGCTGGTCAGGTCAAGTGGCGCCCTTTTCACGGTGGACGCCGTGACCACGGCCGGCATGGAACCCTTTCACATGCGTGACTGGGGGGTGGATTACGCCTACACCGGCGCGCAGAAGTGCCTCTCGGCGCCTCCTGGCCTGGCGCCCATCGCCGTGAGTGAACGCGCCTTCGCCCGCTTCGGGGCCAGGCGTACCCCCACGCCGCTGTGGTACGGCGACCTGGGCGGCCTGCGCGACTACTGGGTGGATCACACCTACCACCACACCGTCCCGGTGAATCTGCACTTTGCCTTCCAGGCTGCCCTGTGTGCCGCCTTGGAGGAGGGCCTGGAACACCGCCAGCGCCGCGTGCGCCAGATGGGCCGCGTGATCACCCGCACCCTCGAGCCCCTGGGTTTTAGCCCCTATGTCCGCCGACCCGAGGAGCGGCTGCCCACCGTGCTGGCCCTGCGCCTCCCCGAAGGCTTTGACGACGCGGCAATCCGCGGGCAACTGCGGCAACGGGACATCAGCGTCACCGGCGGCCTGGGGCCAACTGCCGGCGTGATATGGCGCCTGGGCCTGATGGGCGAAAGCGCCCGCCCGGAGCCCTACCGCAGGCTGATGACGGCGCTGGGAGACCTGCTGGGCGACCGCGACCTCGCAGACCGCTACGAGCACCATCTGCAAGAGGAGACACGCGAACTCGTCAGCGTATAA
- a CDS encoding metallophosphoesterase family protein, whose protein sequence is MRVAFISDLHGNIHALTAVKRFLSENIVNQVIVVGDLVGYGASPGPVIDFVRREGWPVGLGSSDLRVAMEFGERESRKGIADQVLQWTKKTLAPEQLEYLRRLPPGGRLMTPVGKVRYFHGSPHDPEQRLDLMASERELEDLAEQLSARVIVVAGSHVPFMRMIGDTTFVDPGSVGLSLNHEPGADVAIIDCIGRKPKVMLHKVPYDYSSSAFDIMAWNLPAVIADVIRTGRMS, encoded by the coding sequence TTGAGAGTGGCTTTCATCAGTGACCTTCACGGAAACATTCACGCCCTGACGGCAGTGAAGCGCTTCCTGTCCGAGAACATCGTGAATCAGGTCATCGTGGTGGGCGATCTGGTGGGCTACGGCGCGAGTCCCGGCCCGGTGATCGATTTCGTGCGGCGTGAGGGCTGGCCGGTGGGGCTGGGCAGCAGTGACCTGCGCGTGGCGATGGAGTTCGGCGAGCGCGAGAGCCGCAAGGGCATTGCCGATCAGGTGTTGCAGTGGACGAAAAAGACCCTGGCCCCCGAGCAGTTGGAGTACCTGCGCCGCCTGCCCCCGGGCGGCCGGCTGATGACGCCGGTCGGCAAGGTGCGGTACTTTCACGGCAGTCCGCACGACCCCGAGCAGCGCCTCGACCTGATGGCCAGCGAACGTGAACTGGAAGACCTGGCCGAGCAACTGTCGGCGCGGGTGATCGTGGTGGCCGGGTCGCACGTGCCGTTCATGCGGATGATCGGGGACACGACATTCGTCGATCCGGGCAGCGTGGGCCTCAGTCTGAACCACGAGCCGGGCGCGGACGTGGCGATTATCGATTGCATCGGCCGCAAGCCGAAGGTGATGCTGCACAAGGTGCCTTACGACTACTCCTCCAGCGCCTTCGACATCATGGCCTGGAACCTGCCCGCCGTGATCGCGGACGTGATCCGTACCGGGCGCATGAGCTGA